In one window of Gossypium hirsutum isolate 1008001.06 chromosome A01, Gossypium_hirsutum_v2.1, whole genome shotgun sequence DNA:
- the LOC107923253 gene encoding beta-galactosidase 13-like precursor, translating to MVEPRRLLLIFFLSTLLIAYSNANVEEIQKDTEEGDEEVKVGGQKALGVTYDARSLIINGKRELLFSGAIHYPRSTPDMWPDLIKKAKQGGINAIETYVFWNGHEPVEGQYNFEGEFDLVKFIKLIHEHKLYAVVRVGPFIQAEWNHGGLPYWLREVPGIIFRSDNEPFKKHMKRFVTLIVDKLKQEKLFAPQGGPIILAQIENEYNTIQRAFREKGDSYVQWAGKLALSLNANVPWIMCKQRDAPDPIINTCNGRHCGDTFYGPNKRNKPALWTENWTAQYRVFGDPPSQRSAEDLAYSVARFFSKNGSMVNYYMYYGGTNFGRTSASFTTTRYYDEGPLDEFGLQREPKWGHLKDVHRALSLCKRALFWGFPTTLKLGPDQQAIVWQQPGTSACAAFLANNNTRLAQHVNFRGQDIRLPARSISVLPDCKTVVFNTQLVTTQHNSRNFVRSEIANKNFNWEMYREVPPVGLGFKFDVPRELFHLTKDTTDYAWYTTSLLLGRRDLPMKKNVRPVLRVASLGHGIHAYVNGEYAGSAHGSKVEKSFVLQRAVSLKEGENHIALLGYLVGLPDSGAYMEKRFAGPRSITILGLNTGTLDISQNGWGHQVGIDGEKKKLFTEEGSKSVQWTKPDQGGPLTWYKGYFDAPEGDNPVAIVMTGMGKGMVWVNGRSIGRYWNNYLSPLKKPTQSEYHIPRAYLKPKNLIVLLEEEGGNPKDVHIVTVNRDTICSAVSEIHPPSPRLFETKNGSLQAKVNDLKPRAELKCPGKKQIVAVEFASYGDPFGACGAYFIGNCTAPESKQVVEKYCLGKPSCQIPLDSIPFSNQNDACTHLRKTLAVQLKCA from the exons ATGGTAGAACCTCGGCGTTTACTCCTGATATTCTTTTTGTCGACATTGTTGATTGCTTATAGCAATGCAAATGTCGAAGAGATTCAGAAGGATACCGAGGAAGGGGACGAAGAAGTTAAGGTAGGAGGTCAGAAGGCTCTGGGTGTGACATACGACGCAAGGTCCTTGATCATCAATGGCAAACGAGAGCTTCTCTTTTCGGGAGCTATCCATTACCCACGTAGCACCCCAGAT ATGTGGCCGGACCTGATTAAAAAAGCTAAGCAGGGAGGCATCAATGCGATTGAGACGTATGTTTTCTGGAATGGACATGAACCAGTTGAGGGACAGTACAACTTTGAAGGAGAATTTGACTTGGTGAAGTTCATCAAGTTGATTCATGAGCATAAGTTGTATGCAGTCGTTAGGGTTGGCCCCTTTATTCAGGCTGAATGGAATCACGG AGGATTACCATATTGGTTAAGAGAGGTCCCCGGCATCATTTTCCGATCCGATAATGAACCTTTCAAG AAACACATGAAAAGGTTTGTGACCTTGATTGTTGACAAACTGAAGCAAGAGAAGTTGTTTGCTCCACAAGGAGGACCTATTATTTTAGCACAGATAGAGAATGAATACAACACTATTCAAAGAGCATTCAGGGAAAAAGGGGATAGTTATGTTCAATGGGCCGGTAAACTGGCCCTTAGCTTGAATGCCAATGTCCCATGGATCATGTGCAAGCAGAGGGATGCCCCAGATCCCATT ATCAATACATGCAATGGAAGGCACTGTGGAGATACTTTCTATGGTCCAAATAAGCGCAACAAGCCGGCATTGTGGACTGAGAACTGGACTGCACA GTATAGAGTATTCGGTGATCCACCATCCCAAAGGTCAGCTGAAGATTTGGCATACTCAGTTGCTCGATTCTTCTCCAAAAATGGAAGCATGGTCAACTACTATATG TACTATGGTGGCACCAATTTTGGCAGGACAAGTGCCTCATTTACAACAACTCGTTACTATGACGAAGGCCCTCTTGATGAATTTG GTCTTCAAAGGGAACCAAAGTGGGGTCATCTTAAGGACGTCCACAGGGCCTTGAGTTTGTGCAAAAGGGCTCTATTTTGGGGGTTTCCTACTACTCTAAAGCTGGGTCCAGATCAACAG GCTATAGTCTGGCAACAACCTGGAACTTCAGCCTGTGCAGCTTTCTTGGCCAACAATAACACCCGTCTGGCACAACATGTGAATTTCAGGGGCCAGGACATTCGCCTGCCGGCTCGTTCCATTAGCGTCCTCCCTGATTGCAAGACCGTGGTTTTCAACACTCAACTG GTCACAACTCAACATAACTCAAGAAACTTTGTAAGATCAGAAATTGCAAACAAGAACTTTAACTGGGAGATGTACAGGGAAGTCCCTCCTGTCGGACTTGGATTTAAGTTTGACGTGCCAAGGGAGCTTTTTCATTTGACCAAAGATACAACCGACTATGCTTGGTACACAACTAG CCTTTTGTTGGGTCGGCGTGATTTACCAATGAAGAAAAATGTCCGACCAGTTTTACGGGTTGCTAGTCTTGGCCATGGAATCCATGCCTATGTAAATGGTGAATACGCCGGTTCTGCACATGGGAGCAAAGTTGAGAAGAGCTTTGTTTTGCAGAGAGCTGTAAGCTTGAAGGAAGGGGAAAACCATATTGCTCTCTTGGGCTACTTAGTGGGACTCCCT GATAGCGGAGCCTACATGGAGAAAAGGTTCGCTGGGCCTCGTTCTATCACCATCCTTGGTTTGAACACTGGAACACTGGACATATCACAAAATGGTTGGGGCCACCAG GTTGGAATTGatggagaaaagaagaaattgtttACTGAGGAAGGCTCAAAGTCTGTTCAGTGGACAAAGCCTGACCAAGGAGGACCATTAACATGGTACAAGGGATATTTTGATGCACCAGAAGGGGACAACCCAGTTGCCATTGTTATGACTGGTATGGGGAAGGGTATGGTTTGGGTCAATGGTAGAAGCATTGGCCGATATTGGAACAATTACCTTAGTCCTCTTAAGAAGCCAACACAATCCGA GTACCACATCCCACGGGCATACTTGAAGCCAAAGAACCTGATTGTCCTCCTTGAGGAAGAAGGAGGCAATCCTAAAGATGTCCATATAGTAACAGTCAACAGGGATACAATCTGCAGTGCTGTGAGTGAAATTCACCCACCATCCCCGAGATTGTTCGAAACCAAAAATGGTAGTCTCCAAGCCAAAGTGAATGATTTGAAACCAAGGGCTGAATTGAAATGTCCAGGCAAGAAGCAAATCGTGGCAGTGGAGTTTGCGAGCTATGGTGATCCATTTGGCGCTTGCGGAGCCTACTTTATTGGAAATTGCACAGCGCCAGAATCCAAGCAAGTCGTTGAGAAGTATTGCTTGGGGAAGCCCAGCTGCCAAATCCCACTAGATAGCATTCCTTTCAGTAACCAAAATGACGCATGTACCCATCTCAGGAAGACTTTGGCCGTCCAACTCAAATGTGCCTAA